In Phaeobacter piscinae, one genomic interval encodes:
- the ybgC gene encoding tol-pal system-associated acyl-CoA thioesterase — MIHRFPVRVYYEDTDMGGIVYHANYLRFIERARSDWVRNLGNDQNAMRDAGLIWVVRRIEADYLAPAKFDEALRIETEVQKVTPARLTMSQQVFRGETELFRAIVTVVCVNAESGAPIRLPAEIRALL; from the coding sequence ATGATCCACCGCTTCCCGGTTCGGGTATATTACGAAGACACCGACATGGGCGGGATCGTCTATCACGCCAATTATCTGCGCTTCATAGAACGAGCGCGCAGCGATTGGGTGCGCAACCTTGGCAATGATCAGAATGCCATGCGCGACGCCGGGCTTATCTGGGTGGTGCGCCGGATTGAGGCGGATTACCTAGCACCTGCTAAATTCGACGAGGCGCTGCGGATCGAGACCGAAGTGCAGAAGGTGACACCAGCGCGGCTCACCATGTCGCAGCAGGTGTTCCGTGGTGAGACCGAGCTGTTTCGCGCGATTGTCACCGTGGTTTGCGTCAATGCCGAGAGCGGTGCGCCGATCCGCCTTCCGGCAGAGATTCGCGCATTGCTGTAA
- the tolQ gene encoding protein TolQ has translation MEAETLALAQEIDFSMWGLFERATLTVKLVMLMLVGSSIWSWAIILQKLINYRLARREAAEFDRAFWSGEPLDGLFDQIGPQPKGQSQRIFAAGMTEWRRSHRTDGALIAGAQARIERSMDVAIAKESEHVQSGLSILATVGSTAPFVGLFGTVWGIMTAFIEIAEQQNTNLAVVAPGIAEALMATGLGLLAAIPAVIFYNKLSADSDRIIGSYEAFADEFATILSRQLDS, from the coding sequence ATGGAAGCAGAAACTCTGGCGTTGGCGCAGGAGATTGATTTCTCCATGTGGGGGCTATTTGAACGGGCGACCCTGACGGTCAAACTGGTGATGCTGATGCTGGTTGGCTCGTCGATCTGGTCCTGGGCCATTATCCTGCAGAAACTGATCAATTATCGCCTTGCCCGGCGCGAGGCGGCGGAGTTTGATCGCGCCTTCTGGTCGGGAGAGCCGCTGGATGGTCTGTTCGATCAGATCGGTCCGCAGCCCAAGGGGCAGTCGCAACGGATCTTTGCCGCTGGCATGACCGAATGGCGGCGCAGTCACCGCACCGACGGGGCGTTGATTGCCGGCGCGCAGGCGCGGATCGAACGGTCGATGGATGTCGCCATCGCCAAGGAAAGCGAACACGTCCAGAGCGGTCTGTCGATCCTGGCCACTGTTGGCTCTACCGCGCCTTTTGTTGGGCTGTTCGGCACCGTCTGGGGCATCATGACCGCCTTTATCGAGATTGCGGAGCAGCAGAACACCAACCTCGCCGTTGTGGCGCCGGGCATTGCCGAGGCGCTGATGGCGACCGGTCTGGGGCTGCTGGCGGCGATTCCGGCGGTGATTTTCTACAACAAGCTGAGCGCGGACAGCGACCGGATCATCGGCAGCTATGAGGCCTTTGCTGATGAGTTTGCCACCATCCTCAGCCGTCAGCTGGATTCCTGA
- the tolR gene encoding protein TolR has translation MGASVQPSAANGRRRGRRRSRARPMAEINVTPFVDVMLVLLIIFMVAAPLMTVGVPVELPKTAAGALPGDEEEPLTVTMTAGGEIQIQTTPVAPDELIAKLRAIAAERSSDQVFLRADGAIPYEAVMQVMGALNAGGFSSVGLVTDVGGPSLDGRAVDDTGQ, from the coding sequence ATGGGGGCCTCGGTTCAACCTTCCGCCGCCAACGGGCGACGCCGGGGACGGCGGCGCAGCCGTGCGCGGCCGATGGCGGAAATCAACGTCACGCCCTTTGTTGATGTGATGCTGGTATTGCTGATCATCTTCATGGTGGCCGCCCCTTTGATGACCGTGGGTGTGCCGGTGGAGTTGCCGAAAACCGCCGCCGGGGCCTTGCCCGGGGATGAGGAAGAGCCGCTGACCGTGACCATGACCGCCGGTGGTGAAATCCAGATCCAGACCACGCCTGTGGCCCCGGATGAGTTGATCGCCAAACTGCGCGCCATCGCGGCGGAGCGGTCCTCCGATCAGGTGTTCCTGCGTGCCGACGGGGCAATCCCTTATGAGGCGGTGATGCAGGTGATGGGCGCGCTGAACGCCGGTGGGTTCTCCAGCGTTGGGCTGGTGACCGATGTGGGTGGTCCGAGCCTTGACGGGCGGGCCGTCGACGATACCGGGCAATAG
- a CDS encoding energy transducer TonB, with product MQTGTKISLAGHGLLAGWVVFGAWFPSEPLPLAVQDVAIISTEEFARLSQQRAAPVVTDTAGDLSQPDPDPAPEVTPPTPPAPEPQITQPEPVTVPDPDPELTERPEPQPVEPTPPVAAPSPPDVPDSTSVTPQLTERPQLRPVDRVAPTPVAPPEPDTQIADVAQPEVSDEVGTEPAQEAQQATAEAAANDRIVTEEVEAETEQVASAAPAQSLRPRRRPDRPTPAAQPEPEPASEPETGQEPEPADPATDPTPDRSDAVEDALAAALAGGGEVDAPEPSGPPLTSGEKDALRVAVQQCWNVGSLSSEALRTTVVVSVALTQDGRPEEGSIRMLSSTGGSGSAANQAFGAARRAILRCGARGFQLPSDKYAQWRNIEMTFNPERMRIK from the coding sequence GTGCAGACCGGAACCAAGATCTCTCTTGCAGGCCACGGATTGCTGGCGGGCTGGGTTGTGTTCGGCGCCTGGTTTCCGTCTGAACCCCTGCCATTGGCGGTGCAGGATGTCGCGATCATCTCGACCGAGGAGTTCGCGCGTCTGAGCCAGCAGCGCGCGGCACCGGTGGTTACGGATACCGCAGGGGATCTGAGCCAGCCAGACCCGGATCCCGCGCCGGAGGTGACCCCGCCAACCCCGCCCGCGCCAGAGCCGCAGATCACCCAGCCCGAACCGGTGACTGTGCCTGATCCAGATCCTGAACTGACGGAGCGACCCGAACCGCAGCCGGTCGAGCCGACGCCGCCGGTGGCCGCGCCATCGCCACCGGATGTGCCGGATAGCACCAGCGTGACGCCCCAGCTGACCGAACGCCCGCAGCTGCGCCCGGTTGATCGGGTTGCGCCAACACCTGTAGCACCACCGGAACCGGACACCCAGATTGCTGATGTGGCACAACCCGAAGTGTCCGATGAGGTCGGGACCGAGCCGGCACAGGAGGCCCAGCAGGCCACCGCCGAGGCGGCGGCCAACGACCGGATCGTGACCGAGGAAGTTGAGGCCGAGACCGAGCAGGTGGCCAGCGCCGCCCCCGCGCAGTCCCTGCGCCCGCGGCGGCGCCCGGATCGGCCCACGCCAGCGGCCCAGCCCGAACCTGAGCCCGCATCTGAGCCTGAAACTGGGCAAGAGCCGGAACCTGCTGACCCCGCAACAGATCCAACCCCGGATCGCTCTGATGCGGTGGAGGATGCTCTCGCGGCCGCCCTCGCCGGTGGCGGCGAAGTAGACGCGCCGGAACCCTCTGGCCCGCCGCTGACCAGTGGCGAGAAGGACGCGCTGCGGGTTGCGGTGCAGCAATGCTGGAACGTTGGCTCGCTCTCGTCGGAGGCGCTGCGCACCACCGTTGTGGTCTCCGTCGCACTGACACAGGATGGCCGTCCTGAGGAGGGCAGCATTCGGATGTTGTCCAGTACCGGGGGATCAGGATCGGCGGCCAATCAGGCCTTCGGCGCGGCGCGACGGGCGATTTTGCGCTGCGGTGCGCGCGGCTTCCAACTTCCGTCTGACAAATATGCGCAATGGCGTAATATCGAAATGACCTTCAATCCCGAAAGGATGCGGATCAAATGA